One Nitrospirota bacterium genomic region harbors:
- the tenA gene encoding thiaminase II: protein MSFSAHLRKLARPVWDAQLAHPFVLALGKGTLPARKFKYYILQDARFLEDLSRVFAAGAQRAPDAESRLRFAKLAEETVVVERSLHESYGKRWKMTPRDMASVPMAPTNYAYTRHMLAVAAAGTAAEITVVALPCAWIYCVVGQHLLQHGPPKAGHPYRDWLLLYASPEFAEVQRWMRARVDEWAKEASRAEQRRMEEAFLISSRYEWMFWEMAWNEEEWPV from the coding sequence CAAGCTCGCTCGGCCCGTCTGGGACGCGCAGCTCGCCCACCCCTTCGTCCTCGCCCTCGGCAAGGGCACGCTCCCTGCCAGGAAGTTCAAGTATTACATCCTCCAGGACGCCCGGTTCCTGGAGGACCTCTCGCGCGTGTTCGCGGCTGGCGCGCAGAGGGCGCCGGACGCCGAGTCGCGCCTGCGCTTCGCGAAGCTGGCGGAGGAGACGGTCGTCGTCGAGCGGAGTCTGCACGAGAGTTACGGCAAGCGTTGGAAAATGACGCCCCGGGACATGGCCTCCGTCCCGATGGCCCCGACCAACTACGCCTACACGCGGCACATGCTGGCAGTGGCGGCGGCCGGCACGGCGGCGGAGATCACGGTGGTCGCCCTCCCCTGCGCCTGGATCTACTGTGTGGTGGGGCAGCACCTGTTGCAACACGGCCCGCCGAAGGCCGGCCATCCCTACCGGGACTGGCTCCTGCTCTACGCCTCGCCGGAGTTCGCCGAGGTGCAGCGGTGGATGCGCGCCAGGGTGGACGAGTGGGCGAAGGAGGCGAGCCGGGCGGAGCAGCGGCGGATGGAGGAGGCCTTCCTGATCAGCTCGCGGTACGAGTGGATGTTTTGGGAGATGGCGTG